One window from the genome of Cardiocondyla obscurior isolate alpha-2009 linkage group LG04, Cobs3.1, whole genome shotgun sequence encodes:
- the Ccha1 gene encoding uncharacterized protein Ccha1, with protein MALTLKKPRALTILMQTCTVMLIFCFAGCAAGSCLSYGHSCWGAHGKRSDVQGAPIMRILAGKVLLNESPQNDLASSFKTQWILSHLIAGQPVLPLTDKYRDRWGGFLKNRSYVSPKWDHDAAPITDEDTESIRIPMNNESEGNERRISNTKDTVRNMNENLKNNREIFLISSGEPSMPITDPQKLNIFKLLNERNRDTK; from the exons ATGGCATTAACTTTGAAAAAACCTCGCGCTTTGACAATCCTCATGCAGACTTGCACTGTCATGTTAATCTTCTGCTTTGCCGGATGCGCAGCTG GATCCTGTCTAAGCTATGGGCATTCTTGTTGGGGAG cgcACGGAAAGCGCAGCGATGTTCAGGGTGCACCTATTATGCGTATCTTGGCGGGCAAGGTTCTTTTAAACGAATCTCCGCAAAATGACCTCGCATCTTCCTTCAAGACGCAATGGATTCTGTCTCATTTGATTGCCGGACAGCCCGTATTACCGCTAACGGATAAATATCGCGATCGATGGGGTGGTTTCCTCAAGAATAGGTCGTACGTCTCGCCAAAATGGGATCACGATGCGGCACCGATTACCGACGAAGACACCGAGTCGATCAG AATTCCCATGAATAACGAAAGCGAAGGTAACGAGAGGAGAATTAGTAATACGAAAGATACAGTACGTAATATGAAcgaaaatcttaaaaataatcgagaaatcTTCCTAATTTCATCTGGAGAACCTAGTATGCCAATAACCGATCCtcaaaagttaaatatattcaaGTTACTG AATGAGAGGAATAGAGATACGAAATAA
- the LOC139102299 gene encoding uncharacterized protein, whose protein sequence is MRTNATSGPVFSLYISIVLLVILISVSDKTHAKRGCASFGHSCFGAHGKRFDSTVQHLEKNPSIQESDVPSLNNGLPYFFSDNEFRERPDQSFMRSRKDTQPFDVYPLSSLVDRWMASHRRLHRTDTDITNK, encoded by the exons ATGAGGACCAACGCGACTTCCGGTCCCGTTTTCTCACTCTACATCTCGATCGTCCTACtcgtgattttaatttccgtCAGCGACAAAACGCACGCCAAAC GTGGTTGCGCCTCATTCGGCCATTCCTGTTTCGGCGCTCACGGCAAAAGATTCGATTCGACCGTACAGCATTTGGAAAAAAACCCGAGTATTCAAGAATCTGATGTACCGTCGCTAAACAATGGGTTACCTTACTTTTTTTCGGACAATGAATTTCGAGAACGACCCGATCAGTCCTTCATGAGGAGTCGCAAAGATACGCAGCCGTTCGACGTTTATCCTCTTTCTTCTTTAGTAGACCGATGG ATGGCATCACATCGCCGCCTTCATCGTACAGATACAGACATCACCAATAAGTAA